Proteins encoded by one window of Rhineura floridana isolate rRhiFlo1 chromosome 9, rRhiFlo1.hap2, whole genome shotgun sequence:
- the QDPR gene encoding dihydropteridine reductase isoform X2 codes for MAAVRRLLVYGGRGALGSKCVQYFRAKNWWVASIDLAENDEASANIVVKMSDSFIEQADQVTENVGKLLGEEKVDAILCVAGGWAGGSAKAKSLYKNSDLMWKQSVWTSTISSHLATKHLKEGGLLTLTGAKAALAETPGMVGYGMAKAAVHQLCQSLSGTNSGLPPGSAAVAVLPVTLDTPMNRKSMPDADFSSWTPLDFIAETFYDWITGKNRPSSGSLIQVITTGGKTELTAAHL; via the exons ATGGCAGCGGTGCGCCGGCTCCTCGTGTACGGCGGCAGGGGGGCCTTGGGCTCCAAATGCGTGCAGTACTTCCGAGCGAAGAACTGG TGGGTGGCCAGCATTGACTTAGCAGAAAATGATGAAGCAAGCGCCAATATTGTTGTGAAAATGAGCGATTCCTTTATTGAGCAAGCAGATCAG GTGACAGAAAATGTTGGAAAACTCCTGGGGGAAGAAAAGGTTGATGCTATACTTTGTGTTGCTGGTGGATGGGCTGGAGGCAGCGCCAAAGCAAAAT CTTTGTACAAAAATAGTGACCTGATGTGGAAACAAAGCGTTTGGACATCAACAATTTCTAGCCATCTCGCCACCAAACACCTGAAGGAAGGGGGCTTGTTGACCCTAACAGGGGCAAAAGCAGCGTTAGCTGAAACTCCAG GAATGGTTGGTTATGGGATGGCCAAAGCAGCAGTTCATCAGCTTTGTCAGAGTCTTTCGGGTACAAACAGTGGCTTGCCACCTGGGTCTGCTGCAGTTGCCGTTCTCCC GGTTACCTTGGATACACCAATGAACAGGAAATCCATGCCTGATGCAGACTTCAGCTCCTGGACACCATTAGATTTCATTGCTGA aACGTTTTATGACTGGATCACTGGAAAAAACCGGCCAAGCTCCGGGAGTCTGATCCAGGTGATAACAACAGGAGGAAAGACGGAGCTTACTGCTGCTCACCTCTGA
- the QDPR gene encoding dihydropteridine reductase isoform X1, whose translation MAAVRRLLVYGGRGALGSKCVQYFRAKNWVNCFLAWGTDRPWKGEPLISAAQLCLWVASIDLAENDEASANIVVKMSDSFIEQADQVTENVGKLLGEEKVDAILCVAGGWAGGSAKAKSLYKNSDLMWKQSVWTSTISSHLATKHLKEGGLLTLTGAKAALAETPGMVGYGMAKAAVHQLCQSLSGTNSGLPPGSAAVAVLPVTLDTPMNRKSMPDADFSSWTPLDFIAETFYDWITGKNRPSSGSLIQVITTGGKTELTAAHL comes from the exons ATGGCAGCGGTGCGCCGGCTCCTCGTGTACGGCGGCAGGGGGGCCTTGGGCTCCAAATGCGTGCAGTACTTCCGAGCGAAGAACTGGGTAAACTGTTTTCTAGCCTGGGGAACGGATCGGCCATGGAAAGGAGAACCTCTTATATCTGCAGCTCAGCTGTGTTTG TGGGTGGCCAGCATTGACTTAGCAGAAAATGATGAAGCAAGCGCCAATATTGTTGTGAAAATGAGCGATTCCTTTATTGAGCAAGCAGATCAG GTGACAGAAAATGTTGGAAAACTCCTGGGGGAAGAAAAGGTTGATGCTATACTTTGTGTTGCTGGTGGATGGGCTGGAGGCAGCGCCAAAGCAAAAT CTTTGTACAAAAATAGTGACCTGATGTGGAAACAAAGCGTTTGGACATCAACAATTTCTAGCCATCTCGCCACCAAACACCTGAAGGAAGGGGGCTTGTTGACCCTAACAGGGGCAAAAGCAGCGTTAGCTGAAACTCCAG GAATGGTTGGTTATGGGATGGCCAAAGCAGCAGTTCATCAGCTTTGTCAGAGTCTTTCGGGTACAAACAGTGGCTTGCCACCTGGGTCTGCTGCAGTTGCCGTTCTCCC GGTTACCTTGGATACACCAATGAACAGGAAATCCATGCCTGATGCAGACTTCAGCTCCTGGACACCATTAGATTTCATTGCTGA aACGTTTTATGACTGGATCACTGGAAAAAACCGGCCAAGCTCCGGGAGTCTGATCCAGGTGATAACAACAGGAGGAAAGACGGAGCTTACTGCTGCTCACCTCTGA
- the CLRN2 gene encoding clarin-2, translated as MPGCFKRTVFVFIALLSFASFILILVAMSTQKWMTGKILCKTGAELVNATDPELVKFMGEIYYGLFGGGKIRQCGLGGRRSKFTIFPHLVKKLNTNLHVVIILFLCVAFSFALVSFGFCIFNIIKVPYRAIKGPAGIALWNIIAGGFAVLAVTSFMAAVKLHNLTERIANFRENVFQFVILEEQYEHSFWLCVASATVNGVNVLLVAISAIHFPTLKTKTEEANVTAEDIMY; from the exons ATGCCTGGCTGCTTCAAACGGACAGTGTTTGTGTTCATTGCTCTACTGAGCTTTGCATCTTTTATCTTGATCCTTGTTGCAATGAGCACCCAGAAATGGATGACTGGAAAAATCCTTTGCAAGACAGGAGCTGAGCTGGTCAACGCCACAGACCCAGAGCTAGTCAAATTCATGGGGGAAATTTACTATGGACTCTTTGGAGGTGGCAAAATACGCCAATGTGGGTTAGGTGGGCGGCGTTCCAAATTCACAA TATTTCCACACCTGGTGAAAAAGTTGAACACAAATCTCCATGTGGTGATTATCCTCTTCCTTTGTGTGGCATTTTCTTTTGCCTTGGTCAGTTTTGGATTCTGCATCTTCAACATAATAAAAGTTCCCTATCGGGCTATTAAAGGTCCAGCAGGAATAGCTTTGTGGAACATAATTGCAG GTGGCTTTGCAGTGCTGGCAGTGACTAGCTTTATGGCTGCTGTCAAACTGCATAATCTTACAGAAAGGATTGCCAATTTCCGGGAAAATGTCTTCCAGTTTGTAATCTTAGAAGAACAGTATGAACACTCTTTTTGGCTTTGCGTGGCAAGCGCAACTGTTAATGGTGTGAATGTGTTACTAGTTGCCATCAGCGCAATTCATTTCCCTACACTGAAGACAAAAACAGAAGAAGCAAACGTTACAGCAGAAGACATCATGTACTGA